From the genome of Zonotrichia albicollis isolate bZonAlb1 chromosome 20, bZonAlb1.hap1, whole genome shotgun sequence, one region includes:
- the SRRM1 gene encoding serine/arginine repetitive matrix protein 1 isoform X6, producing MDAGFFRGTSAEQDNRFSNKQKKLLKQLKFAECLEKKVDMSKVNLEVIKPWITKRVTEILGFEDDVVIEFIFNQLEVKNPDSKMMQINLTGFLNGKNAREFMGELWPLLLSAQENIAGIPTAFLELKKEEIKQRQIEQEKLASMKKQDEDKEKRDKEDKDNREKRDRSRSPRRRKSRSPSPRRRSSPVRRERKRSHSRSPHHRTKSRSASPAPEKKEATPEPEPSVKPKETIVQEAASNSDIPKAPKPEPPVPETKETSPERNSKKEREREREREKEKEKTRQRSPSRSKSRSRSRSRSPSHSRPRRRHRSRSRSYSPRRRPSPRRRPSPRRRSPPRRMPPPPRHRRSRSPVRRRRRSSASLSGSSSSSSSSRSRSPPKKAPKRPVSSPPRKTRRLSPSASPPRRRHRPSPPGSPPAKPRRSPTPQQSNRARKSRGSVSPSRASAPKHKSTEKRESPSPAPKPRKAELSESEEDKGGKMAAADSVQQRRQYRRQNQQSSSDSGSSSSSEEERPKRSNVKNGEVGRRHRHSHSRSPSPRKRQKDSSPRRRRRSPSPPPARRRRSPSPAPPPRRRRSPSPPRRRSPSPPPRRRSPSPRRYSPPIQRRYSPSPPPKRRTASPPPPPKRRASPSPQSKRRVSHSPPPKQRSSPTAKRRSPSVSSKHRKGSPPSRSNRETRSPPQNKRHSPSPRPRASHPSSSPPAPRRGASASPQRRQSPSPSSRPIRRVSRTPEPKKTKASSPSPRRVSSSRSASASPEAAPKKHPGPASPAHSRSPSANWSPAKKAKSPTQSPSPARNSDQEGGGKKKKKKKDKKHKKDKKHKKHKKHKKEKAAAAAVAAAVAPADTTSAQGEQEAETEPKKETESEPEDNLDDLEKHLREKALRSMRKAQVSPPS from the exons ATGGACGCCGGGTTCTTCCGC ggaaccagtgcagagcaggacaatcgcTTCAGCAACAAGCAGAAGAAGCTGTTGAAGCAGTTGAAGTTTGCAGAATGCTTAGAAAAGAAG GTGGACATGAGCAAAGTAAATCTGGAAGTAATCAAACCATGGATAACAAAACGAGTAACAGAAATCCTTGGATTTGAAGATGATGTAGTAATTGAATTTATATTCAACCAGTTGGAAGTGAAG AACCCAGATTCCAAAATGATGCAAATCAACCTGACTGGTTTTTTGAATGGGAAAAATGCTAGGGAGTTCATGGGAGAACTGTGGCCACTGCTATTAAGTGCACAAGAAAACATTGCTGGTATTCCAACTGCATTTCTGGAactgaagaaagaagaaataaaacaacgACAG ATAGAGCAGGAGAAACTGGCTTCCATGAAGAAACAAGATGAAGACaaagagaagagagataagGAAGACAAAGACAACAGAGAGAAGAGAGACAGATCCAGAAGTCCAAGAAG ACGCAAGTCCCGCTCCCCCTCCCCGCGGCGCCGATCGTCTCCCGTGCGCCGTGAGCGGAAGCGCAGCCACTCGCGCTCCCCCCACCACCGCACCAAGAGccgcagtgccagccctgcccccgAGAAGAAAGAGGCCACTCCTGAGCCAGAGCCCTCCGTGaaaccaaaggagaccattgtgcaaGAGGCAGCTTCAAACAG TGATATCCCAAAAGCTCCTAAACCTGAACCACCTGTACCAGAGACTAAGGAAACTTCACCAGAACGTAATTCAAAGAAGGAGAGGGAgcgggagagggagagggagaaggagaaggagaagactCGTCAGAGATCCCCATCTCGGTCCAAGTCCAGGTCAAGGTCCCGGTCCCGTTCTCCGTCTCATTCCCGACCCAGAAGGCGCCATAGATCACGGTCAAG GTCTTACTCCCCTAGAAGGCGACCCAGCCCGCGGCGCCGGCCGTCCCCGCGCAGGAGGAGCCCGCCCCGCAGGATGCCTCCCCCCCCcaggcacaggaggagcagatCCCCCGTCAGGCG GAGAAGACGCTCCTCGGCCTCGCTGTccggcagcagctcctcctcgtCCTCGTCGCGCTCCCGCTCTCCACCAAAGAAGGCTCCCAAGAGACCCGTGTCCAGCCCGCCCCGCAAAACGCGCcggctctccccctctgccagCCCCCCCCGGCGCCGCCACCGGCCCTcgccccccggcagccccccgGCCAAGCCGCGCCGCTCGCCCACGCCCCAGCAGTCCAACCGCGCCCGCAAGAGCCGCGGCTCCGTCTCGCCCAGCAGGGCCTCAG CGCCCAAACATAAGAGTACTGAGAAAAGAGAGTCTCCTTCGCCAGCACCCAAGCCCAGGAAAGCAGAATTGTCAGAATCAG AAGAAGACAAAGGAGGCAAAATGGCTGCAGCAGATTCTGTCCAACAGAGGCGTCAGTACAGGAGGCAAAATCAACAGTCTTCATCTG ATTCTGGTTCTTCATCTTCCTCAGAGGAGGAGAGGCCCAAGAGGTCGAACGTGAAGAACGGGGAGGTGGGCAGGCGCCACCGGCACTCGCACTCGCGCAGCCCCTCGCCCCGCAAGCGCCAGAAGGATTCCTCCCCTCG caggaggaggaggagccccTCGCCGCCCCCCGCGCGCCGGCGCCGCTCCCCTTCCCCGGCGCCCCCGCCCCGGCGCCGCCGCTCGCCGTCCCCGCCTCGCCGAAG GTCTCCATCACCGCCCCCGCGCAGACGTTCTCCCTCTCCACGCAGATACTCCCCCCCGATCCAGAGGCGCTATTCCCCATCTCCCCCTCCCAAGAGGAGAacagcttctcctcctccccctcccaaAAGAAGGgcctccccttccccccagtCCAAGCGCAGAGTCTCCCACTCCCCACCGCCCAAACAGAGGAGCTCCCCCACTGCCAAGCGGCGCTCCCCTTCCGTGTCTTCCAAGCATAGGAAGGGGTCTCCCCCCAGCAGATCCAACAGGGAAACACGTTCTCCACCACAAAACAAAAGGCATTCACCTTCACCACGGCCTCGAGCTTCCCACCCCTCCTCCAGCCCTCCGGCGCCGCGCCGGGGAGCGTCGGCGTCGCCGCAGAGGAGACAGTCACCCTCACCCAGCAGCAGGCCCATCAGGAGGGTGTCCAGAACGCCAGAGCCCAAGAAAACAAA GgcttccagccccagcccccggCGCGTGTCCTCGTCCCGCTCGGCGTCAGCGTCCCCTGAGGCAGCTCCCAAAAAGCACCCAGGGCCTGCATCTCCCGCCCACTCTCGCTCTCCCTCTGCAAACTGGTCACCTGCAAAAAAGGCCAAGAGCCCAACTCAGAGCCCATCACCTGCCAGG AATTCAGATCAAGAAGGTGGtggcaagaagaagaagaaaaagaaggataAGAAGCATAAAAAGGATAAAAAGCACAAGAAACACAAAAAGCATAAGAaggagaaggcagcagcagctgcagtagctgctgctgtggctccaGCAGACACCACCtcagcacagggagagcaggaagCAGAGACAGAACCCAAAAAG GAGACAGAGAGCGAACCCGAGGACAACCTGGATGACCTCGAGAAGCACCTGCGGGAGAAGGCGCTGAGGTCCATGAGGAAGGCGCAGGTGTCCCCCCCCTCCTAG
- the SRRM1 gene encoding serine/arginine repetitive matrix protein 1 isoform X3, whose product MDAGFFRGTSAEQDNRFSNKQKKLLKQLKFAECLEKKVDMSKVNLEVIKPWITKRVTEILGFEDDVVIEFIFNQLEVKNPDSKMMQINLTGFLNGKNAREFMGELWPLLLSAQENIAGIPTAFLELKKEEIKQRQIEQEKLASMKKQDEDKEKRDKEDKDNREKRDRSRSPRRRKSRSPSPRRRSSPVRRERKRSHSRSPHHRTKSRSASPAPEKKEATPEPEPSVKPKETIVQEAASNSDIPKAPKPEPPVPETKETSPERNSKKEREREREREKEKEKTRQRSPSRSKSRSRSRSRSPSHSRPRRRHRSRSRSYSPRRRPSPRRRPSPRRRSPPRRMPPPPRHRRSRSPVRRRRRSSASLSGSSSSSSSSRSRSPPKKAPKRPVSSPPRKTRRLSPSASPPRRRHRPSPPGSPPAKPRRSPTPQQSNRARKSRGSVSPSRASAPKHKSTEKRESPSPAPKPRKAELSESEDKGGKMAAADSVQQRRQYRRQNQQSSSDSGSSSSSEEERPKRSNVKNGEVGRRHRHSHSRSPSPRKRQKDSSPRMQMEKRWQSPVMKSRRRRSPSPPPARRRRSPSPAPPPRRRRSPSPPRRRSPSPPPRRRSPSPRRYSPPIQRRYSPSPPPKRRTASPPPPPKRRASPSPQSKRRVSHSPPPKQRSSPTAKRRSPSVSSKHRKGSPPSRSNRETRSPPQNKRHSPSPRPRASHPSSSPPAPRRGASASPQRRQSPSPSSRPIRRVSRTPEPKKTKASSPSPRRVSSSRSASASPEAAPKKHPGPASPAHSRSPSANWSPAKKAKSPTQSPSPARNSDQEGGGKKKKKKKDKKHKKDKKHKKHKKHKKEKAAAAAVAAAVAPADTTSAQGEQEAETEPKKETESEPEDNLDDLEKHLREKALRSMRKAQVSPPS is encoded by the exons ATGGACGCCGGGTTCTTCCGC ggaaccagtgcagagcaggacaatcgcTTCAGCAACAAGCAGAAGAAGCTGTTGAAGCAGTTGAAGTTTGCAGAATGCTTAGAAAAGAAG GTGGACATGAGCAAAGTAAATCTGGAAGTAATCAAACCATGGATAACAAAACGAGTAACAGAAATCCTTGGATTTGAAGATGATGTAGTAATTGAATTTATATTCAACCAGTTGGAAGTGAAG AACCCAGATTCCAAAATGATGCAAATCAACCTGACTGGTTTTTTGAATGGGAAAAATGCTAGGGAGTTCATGGGAGAACTGTGGCCACTGCTATTAAGTGCACAAGAAAACATTGCTGGTATTCCAACTGCATTTCTGGAactgaagaaagaagaaataaaacaacgACAG ATAGAGCAGGAGAAACTGGCTTCCATGAAGAAACAAGATGAAGACaaagagaagagagataagGAAGACAAAGACAACAGAGAGAAGAGAGACAGATCCAGAAGTCCAAGAAG ACGCAAGTCCCGCTCCCCCTCCCCGCGGCGCCGATCGTCTCCCGTGCGCCGTGAGCGGAAGCGCAGCCACTCGCGCTCCCCCCACCACCGCACCAAGAGccgcagtgccagccctgcccccgAGAAGAAAGAGGCCACTCCTGAGCCAGAGCCCTCCGTGaaaccaaaggagaccattgtgcaaGAGGCAGCTTCAAACAG TGATATCCCAAAAGCTCCTAAACCTGAACCACCTGTACCAGAGACTAAGGAAACTTCACCAGAACGTAATTCAAAGAAGGAGAGGGAgcgggagagggagagggagaaggagaaggagaagactCGTCAGAGATCCCCATCTCGGTCCAAGTCCAGGTCAAGGTCCCGGTCCCGTTCTCCGTCTCATTCCCGACCCAGAAGGCGCCATAGATCACGGTCAAG GTCTTACTCCCCTAGAAGGCGACCCAGCCCGCGGCGCCGGCCGTCCCCGCGCAGGAGGAGCCCGCCCCGCAGGATGCCTCCCCCCCCcaggcacaggaggagcagatCCCCCGTCAGGCG GAGAAGACGCTCCTCGGCCTCGCTGTccggcagcagctcctcctcgtCCTCGTCGCGCTCCCGCTCTCCACCAAAGAAGGCTCCCAAGAGACCCGTGTCCAGCCCGCCCCGCAAAACGCGCcggctctccccctctgccagCCCCCCCCGGCGCCGCCACCGGCCCTcgccccccggcagccccccgGCCAAGCCGCGCCGCTCGCCCACGCCCCAGCAGTCCAACCGCGCCCGCAAGAGCCGCGGCTCCGTCTCGCCCAGCAGGGCCTCAG CGCCCAAACATAAGAGTACTGAGAAAAGAGAGTCTCCTTCGCCAGCACCCAAGCCCAGGAAAGCAGAATTGTCAGAATCAG AAGACAAAGGAGGCAAAATGGCTGCAGCAGATTCTGTCCAACAGAGGCGTCAGTACAGGAGGCAAAATCAACAGTCTTCATCTG ATTCTGGTTCTTCATCTTCCTCAGAGGAGGAGAGGCCCAAGAGGTCGAACGTGAAGAACGGGGAGGTGGGCAGGCGCCACCGGCACTCGCACTCGCGCAGCCCCTCGCCCCGCAAGCGCCAGAAGGATTCCTCCCCTCG GATGCAGATGGAAAAGAGGTGGCAATCACCAGTGATGAAAAG caggaggaggaggagccccTCGCCGCCCCCCGCGCGCCGGCGCCGCTCCCCTTCCCCGGCGCCCCCGCCCCGGCGCCGCCGCTCGCCGTCCCCGCCTCGCCGAAG GTCTCCATCACCGCCCCCGCGCAGACGTTCTCCCTCTCCACGCAGATACTCCCCCCCGATCCAGAGGCGCTATTCCCCATCTCCCCCTCCCAAGAGGAGAacagcttctcctcctccccctcccaaAAGAAGGgcctccccttccccccagtCCAAGCGCAGAGTCTCCCACTCCCCACCGCCCAAACAGAGGAGCTCCCCCACTGCCAAGCGGCGCTCCCCTTCCGTGTCTTCCAAGCATAGGAAGGGGTCTCCCCCCAGCAGATCCAACAGGGAAACACGTTCTCCACCACAAAACAAAAGGCATTCACCTTCACCACGGCCTCGAGCTTCCCACCCCTCCTCCAGCCCTCCGGCGCCGCGCCGGGGAGCGTCGGCGTCGCCGCAGAGGAGACAGTCACCCTCACCCAGCAGCAGGCCCATCAGGAGGGTGTCCAGAACGCCAGAGCCCAAGAAAACAAA GgcttccagccccagcccccggCGCGTGTCCTCGTCCCGCTCGGCGTCAGCGTCCCCTGAGGCAGCTCCCAAAAAGCACCCAGGGCCTGCATCTCCCGCCCACTCTCGCTCTCCCTCTGCAAACTGGTCACCTGCAAAAAAGGCCAAGAGCCCAACTCAGAGCCCATCACCTGCCAGG AATTCAGATCAAGAAGGTGGtggcaagaagaagaagaaaaagaaggataAGAAGCATAAAAAGGATAAAAAGCACAAGAAACACAAAAAGCATAAGAaggagaaggcagcagcagctgcagtagctgctgctgtggctccaGCAGACACCACCtcagcacagggagagcaggaagCAGAGACAGAACCCAAAAAG GAGACAGAGAGCGAACCCGAGGACAACCTGGATGACCTCGAGAAGCACCTGCGGGAGAAGGCGCTGAGGTCCATGAGGAAGGCGCAGGTGTCCCCCCCCTCCTAG
- the SRRM1 gene encoding serine/arginine repetitive matrix protein 1 isoform X2, whose protein sequence is MDAGFFRGTSAEQDNRFSNKQKKLLKQLKFAECLEKKVDMSKVNLEVIKPWITKRVTEILGFEDDVVIEFIFNQLEVKNPDSKMMQINLTGFLNGKNAREFMGELWPLLLSAQENIAGIPTAFLELKKEEIKQRQIEQEKLASMKKQDEDKEKRDKEDKDNREKRDRSRSPRRRKSRSPSPRRRSSPVRRERKRSHSRSPHHRTKSRSASPAPEKKEATPEPEPSVKPKETIVQEAASNSDIPKAPKPEPPVPETKETSPERNSKKEREREREREKEKEKTRQRSPSRSKSRSRSRSRSPSHSRPRRRHRSRSRSYSPRRRPSPRRRPSPRRRSPPRRMPPPPRHRRSRSPVRRRRRSSASLSGSSSSSSSSRSRSPPKKAPKRPVSSPPRKTRRLSPSASPPRRRHRPSPPGSPPAKPRRSPTPQQSNRARKSRGSVSPSRASAPKHKSTEKRESPSPAPKPRKAELSESEEDKGGKMAAADSVQQRRQYRRQNQQSSSDSGSSSSSEEERPKRSNVKNGEVGRRHRHSHSRSPSPRKRQKDSSPRMQMEKRWQSPVMKRRRRSPSPPPARRRRSPSPAPPPRRRRSPSPPRRRSPSPPPRRRSPSPRRYSPPIQRRYSPSPPPKRRTASPPPPPKRRASPSPQSKRRVSHSPPPKQRSSPTAKRRSPSVSSKHRKGSPPSRSNRETRSPPQNKRHSPSPRPRASHPSSSPPAPRRGASASPQRRQSPSPSSRPIRRVSRTPEPKKTKASSPSPRRVSSSRSASASPEAAPKKHPGPASPAHSRSPSANWSPAKKAKSPTQSPSPARNSDQEGGGKKKKKKKDKKHKKDKKHKKHKKHKKEKAAAAAVAAAVAPADTTSAQGEQEAETEPKKETESEPEDNLDDLEKHLREKALRSMRKAQVSPPS, encoded by the exons ATGGACGCCGGGTTCTTCCGC ggaaccagtgcagagcaggacaatcgcTTCAGCAACAAGCAGAAGAAGCTGTTGAAGCAGTTGAAGTTTGCAGAATGCTTAGAAAAGAAG GTGGACATGAGCAAAGTAAATCTGGAAGTAATCAAACCATGGATAACAAAACGAGTAACAGAAATCCTTGGATTTGAAGATGATGTAGTAATTGAATTTATATTCAACCAGTTGGAAGTGAAG AACCCAGATTCCAAAATGATGCAAATCAACCTGACTGGTTTTTTGAATGGGAAAAATGCTAGGGAGTTCATGGGAGAACTGTGGCCACTGCTATTAAGTGCACAAGAAAACATTGCTGGTATTCCAACTGCATTTCTGGAactgaagaaagaagaaataaaacaacgACAG ATAGAGCAGGAGAAACTGGCTTCCATGAAGAAACAAGATGAAGACaaagagaagagagataagGAAGACAAAGACAACAGAGAGAAGAGAGACAGATCCAGAAGTCCAAGAAG ACGCAAGTCCCGCTCCCCCTCCCCGCGGCGCCGATCGTCTCCCGTGCGCCGTGAGCGGAAGCGCAGCCACTCGCGCTCCCCCCACCACCGCACCAAGAGccgcagtgccagccctgcccccgAGAAGAAAGAGGCCACTCCTGAGCCAGAGCCCTCCGTGaaaccaaaggagaccattgtgcaaGAGGCAGCTTCAAACAG TGATATCCCAAAAGCTCCTAAACCTGAACCACCTGTACCAGAGACTAAGGAAACTTCACCAGAACGTAATTCAAAGAAGGAGAGGGAgcgggagagggagagggagaaggagaaggagaagactCGTCAGAGATCCCCATCTCGGTCCAAGTCCAGGTCAAGGTCCCGGTCCCGTTCTCCGTCTCATTCCCGACCCAGAAGGCGCCATAGATCACGGTCAAG GTCTTACTCCCCTAGAAGGCGACCCAGCCCGCGGCGCCGGCCGTCCCCGCGCAGGAGGAGCCCGCCCCGCAGGATGCCTCCCCCCCCcaggcacaggaggagcagatCCCCCGTCAGGCG GAGAAGACGCTCCTCGGCCTCGCTGTccggcagcagctcctcctcgtCCTCGTCGCGCTCCCGCTCTCCACCAAAGAAGGCTCCCAAGAGACCCGTGTCCAGCCCGCCCCGCAAAACGCGCcggctctccccctctgccagCCCCCCCCGGCGCCGCCACCGGCCCTcgccccccggcagccccccgGCCAAGCCGCGCCGCTCGCCCACGCCCCAGCAGTCCAACCGCGCCCGCAAGAGCCGCGGCTCCGTCTCGCCCAGCAGGGCCTCAG CGCCCAAACATAAGAGTACTGAGAAAAGAGAGTCTCCTTCGCCAGCACCCAAGCCCAGGAAAGCAGAATTGTCAGAATCAG AAGAAGACAAAGGAGGCAAAATGGCTGCAGCAGATTCTGTCCAACAGAGGCGTCAGTACAGGAGGCAAAATCAACAGTCTTCATCTG ATTCTGGTTCTTCATCTTCCTCAGAGGAGGAGAGGCCCAAGAGGTCGAACGTGAAGAACGGGGAGGTGGGCAGGCGCCACCGGCACTCGCACTCGCGCAGCCCCTCGCCCCGCAAGCGCCAGAAGGATTCCTCCCCTCG GATGCAGATGGAAAAGAGGTGGCAATCACCAGTGATGAAAAG gaggaggaggagccccTCGCCGCCCCCCGCGCGCCGGCGCCGCTCCCCTTCCCCGGCGCCCCCGCCCCGGCGCCGCCGCTCGCCGTCCCCGCCTCGCCGAAG GTCTCCATCACCGCCCCCGCGCAGACGTTCTCCCTCTCCACGCAGATACTCCCCCCCGATCCAGAGGCGCTATTCCCCATCTCCCCCTCCCAAGAGGAGAacagcttctcctcctccccctcccaaAAGAAGGgcctccccttccccccagtCCAAGCGCAGAGTCTCCCACTCCCCACCGCCCAAACAGAGGAGCTCCCCCACTGCCAAGCGGCGCTCCCCTTCCGTGTCTTCCAAGCATAGGAAGGGGTCTCCCCCCAGCAGATCCAACAGGGAAACACGTTCTCCACCACAAAACAAAAGGCATTCACCTTCACCACGGCCTCGAGCTTCCCACCCCTCCTCCAGCCCTCCGGCGCCGCGCCGGGGAGCGTCGGCGTCGCCGCAGAGGAGACAGTCACCCTCACCCAGCAGCAGGCCCATCAGGAGGGTGTCCAGAACGCCAGAGCCCAAGAAAACAAA GgcttccagccccagcccccggCGCGTGTCCTCGTCCCGCTCGGCGTCAGCGTCCCCTGAGGCAGCTCCCAAAAAGCACCCAGGGCCTGCATCTCCCGCCCACTCTCGCTCTCCCTCTGCAAACTGGTCACCTGCAAAAAAGGCCAAGAGCCCAACTCAGAGCCCATCACCTGCCAGG AATTCAGATCAAGAAGGTGGtggcaagaagaagaagaaaaagaaggataAGAAGCATAAAAAGGATAAAAAGCACAAGAAACACAAAAAGCATAAGAaggagaaggcagcagcagctgcagtagctgctgctgtggctccaGCAGACACCACCtcagcacagggagagcaggaagCAGAGACAGAACCCAAAAAG GAGACAGAGAGCGAACCCGAGGACAACCTGGATGACCTCGAGAAGCACCTGCGGGAGAAGGCGCTGAGGTCCATGAGGAAGGCGCAGGTGTCCCCCCCCTCCTAG
- the SRRM1 gene encoding serine/arginine repetitive matrix protein 1 isoform X1, protein MDAGFFRGTSAEQDNRFSNKQKKLLKQLKFAECLEKKVDMSKVNLEVIKPWITKRVTEILGFEDDVVIEFIFNQLEVKNPDSKMMQINLTGFLNGKNAREFMGELWPLLLSAQENIAGIPTAFLELKKEEIKQRQIEQEKLASMKKQDEDKEKRDKEDKDNREKRDRSRSPRRRKSRSPSPRRRSSPVRRERKRSHSRSPHHRTKSRSASPAPEKKEATPEPEPSVKPKETIVQEAASNSDIPKAPKPEPPVPETKETSPERNSKKEREREREREKEKEKTRQRSPSRSKSRSRSRSRSPSHSRPRRRHRSRSRSYSPRRRPSPRRRPSPRRRSPPRRMPPPPRHRRSRSPVRRRRRSSASLSGSSSSSSSSRSRSPPKKAPKRPVSSPPRKTRRLSPSASPPRRRHRPSPPGSPPAKPRRSPTPQQSNRARKSRGSVSPSRASAPKHKSTEKRESPSPAPKPRKAELSESEEDKGGKMAAADSVQQRRQYRRQNQQSSSDSGSSSSSEEERPKRSNVKNGEVGRRHRHSHSRSPSPRKRQKDSSPRMQMEKRWQSPVMKSRRRRSPSPPPARRRRSPSPAPPPRRRRSPSPPRRRSPSPPPRRRSPSPRRYSPPIQRRYSPSPPPKRRTASPPPPPKRRASPSPQSKRRVSHSPPPKQRSSPTAKRRSPSVSSKHRKGSPPSRSNRETRSPPQNKRHSPSPRPRASHPSSSPPAPRRGASASPQRRQSPSPSSRPIRRVSRTPEPKKTKASSPSPRRVSSSRSASASPEAAPKKHPGPASPAHSRSPSANWSPAKKAKSPTQSPSPARNSDQEGGGKKKKKKKDKKHKKDKKHKKHKKHKKEKAAAAAVAAAVAPADTTSAQGEQEAETEPKKETESEPEDNLDDLEKHLREKALRSMRKAQVSPPS, encoded by the exons ATGGACGCCGGGTTCTTCCGC ggaaccagtgcagagcaggacaatcgcTTCAGCAACAAGCAGAAGAAGCTGTTGAAGCAGTTGAAGTTTGCAGAATGCTTAGAAAAGAAG GTGGACATGAGCAAAGTAAATCTGGAAGTAATCAAACCATGGATAACAAAACGAGTAACAGAAATCCTTGGATTTGAAGATGATGTAGTAATTGAATTTATATTCAACCAGTTGGAAGTGAAG AACCCAGATTCCAAAATGATGCAAATCAACCTGACTGGTTTTTTGAATGGGAAAAATGCTAGGGAGTTCATGGGAGAACTGTGGCCACTGCTATTAAGTGCACAAGAAAACATTGCTGGTATTCCAACTGCATTTCTGGAactgaagaaagaagaaataaaacaacgACAG ATAGAGCAGGAGAAACTGGCTTCCATGAAGAAACAAGATGAAGACaaagagaagagagataagGAAGACAAAGACAACAGAGAGAAGAGAGACAGATCCAGAAGTCCAAGAAG ACGCAAGTCCCGCTCCCCCTCCCCGCGGCGCCGATCGTCTCCCGTGCGCCGTGAGCGGAAGCGCAGCCACTCGCGCTCCCCCCACCACCGCACCAAGAGccgcagtgccagccctgcccccgAGAAGAAAGAGGCCACTCCTGAGCCAGAGCCCTCCGTGaaaccaaaggagaccattgtgcaaGAGGCAGCTTCAAACAG TGATATCCCAAAAGCTCCTAAACCTGAACCACCTGTACCAGAGACTAAGGAAACTTCACCAGAACGTAATTCAAAGAAGGAGAGGGAgcgggagagggagagggagaaggagaaggagaagactCGTCAGAGATCCCCATCTCGGTCCAAGTCCAGGTCAAGGTCCCGGTCCCGTTCTCCGTCTCATTCCCGACCCAGAAGGCGCCATAGATCACGGTCAAG GTCTTACTCCCCTAGAAGGCGACCCAGCCCGCGGCGCCGGCCGTCCCCGCGCAGGAGGAGCCCGCCCCGCAGGATGCCTCCCCCCCCcaggcacaggaggagcagatCCCCCGTCAGGCG GAGAAGACGCTCCTCGGCCTCGCTGTccggcagcagctcctcctcgtCCTCGTCGCGCTCCCGCTCTCCACCAAAGAAGGCTCCCAAGAGACCCGTGTCCAGCCCGCCCCGCAAAACGCGCcggctctccccctctgccagCCCCCCCCGGCGCCGCCACCGGCCCTcgccccccggcagccccccgGCCAAGCCGCGCCGCTCGCCCACGCCCCAGCAGTCCAACCGCGCCCGCAAGAGCCGCGGCTCCGTCTCGCCCAGCAGGGCCTCAG CGCCCAAACATAAGAGTACTGAGAAAAGAGAGTCTCCTTCGCCAGCACCCAAGCCCAGGAAAGCAGAATTGTCAGAATCAG AAGAAGACAAAGGAGGCAAAATGGCTGCAGCAGATTCTGTCCAACAGAGGCGTCAGTACAGGAGGCAAAATCAACAGTCTTCATCTG ATTCTGGTTCTTCATCTTCCTCAGAGGAGGAGAGGCCCAAGAGGTCGAACGTGAAGAACGGGGAGGTGGGCAGGCGCCACCGGCACTCGCACTCGCGCAGCCCCTCGCCCCGCAAGCGCCAGAAGGATTCCTCCCCTCG GATGCAGATGGAAAAGAGGTGGCAATCACCAGTGATGAAAAG caggaggaggaggagccccTCGCCGCCCCCCGCGCGCCGGCGCCGCTCCCCTTCCCCGGCGCCCCCGCCCCGGCGCCGCCGCTCGCCGTCCCCGCCTCGCCGAAG GTCTCCATCACCGCCCCCGCGCAGACGTTCTCCCTCTCCACGCAGATACTCCCCCCCGATCCAGAGGCGCTATTCCCCATCTCCCCCTCCCAAGAGGAGAacagcttctcctcctccccctcccaaAAGAAGGgcctccccttccccccagtCCAAGCGCAGAGTCTCCCACTCCCCACCGCCCAAACAGAGGAGCTCCCCCACTGCCAAGCGGCGCTCCCCTTCCGTGTCTTCCAAGCATAGGAAGGGGTCTCCCCCCAGCAGATCCAACAGGGAAACACGTTCTCCACCACAAAACAAAAGGCATTCACCTTCACCACGGCCTCGAGCTTCCCACCCCTCCTCCAGCCCTCCGGCGCCGCGCCGGGGAGCGTCGGCGTCGCCGCAGAGGAGACAGTCACCCTCACCCAGCAGCAGGCCCATCAGGAGGGTGTCCAGAACGCCAGAGCCCAAGAAAACAAA GgcttccagccccagcccccggCGCGTGTCCTCGTCCCGCTCGGCGTCAGCGTCCCCTGAGGCAGCTCCCAAAAAGCACCCAGGGCCTGCATCTCCCGCCCACTCTCGCTCTCCCTCTGCAAACTGGTCACCTGCAAAAAAGGCCAAGAGCCCAACTCAGAGCCCATCACCTGCCAGG AATTCAGATCAAGAAGGTGGtggcaagaagaagaagaaaaagaaggataAGAAGCATAAAAAGGATAAAAAGCACAAGAAACACAAAAAGCATAAGAaggagaaggcagcagcagctgcagtagctgctgctgtggctccaGCAGACACCACCtcagcacagggagagcaggaagCAGAGACAGAACCCAAAAAG GAGACAGAGAGCGAACCCGAGGACAACCTGGATGACCTCGAGAAGCACCTGCGGGAGAAGGCGCTGAGGTCCATGAGGAAGGCGCAGGTGTCCCCCCCCTCCTAG